DNA sequence from the Podospora pseudocomata strain CBS 415.72m chromosome 2 map unlocalized CBS415.72m_2.2, whole genome shotgun sequence genome:
CTCACGAAGGGTCTGGCTGTGAAGCTGCCGAAGAACGATGCGGATCTGTGGTTCGATGTTTGCCTCGGGAGGGAAGTGCCAGTCGCGACGTTGCTCAAGACGGCTAGCAATCTGTACCATGGCTCCTACCAACCTGCAGTATAATGTTAGCAATCTCGGTCAAACGACCAGGGGAGCCAGGATTCTTACCACTCAATAGCAACCTCGTCAGGAACAGACCTGGCCTTGTCCAACAGCCAACCCAACATCTCGGGCGAACCTGACAGATTCAGGATAGGGATACTCCGCTTGTCGTGTTCCCGATTCTGGAGTTTCATGATGAAGTCGTTGTACTCCTTCATGGCCTTCAGCTCCAAGCCAGCAAATTTGCCACCTCTCAGCGCATGGCAAATTTCATCACCAAGAGCGATACCAGCCTTGATGCCGCTGTTCAACCCACGACCTGGCCAAAAGTGCACAGTCATGGCTGCGTCGCCTGCTACAGCAACAAGAGCGTGAGGCCTTGTGACTGATGACGAGTCTGACAGCGGCAACATATGGACGCCTTCTCTCACCGCTTGGACCACGATGGGAATCCGCACCACGTTGATCACCTCGCTCTCCTTGAACCCGAACAGCTTGAGTCCATCCTCAATCGCTTTCCACAACGGCGAGTTTCGGTCCTCTGAAGGGGCAAACACCCTGCCCTCATCGAAGCCCTCGGGGATGCTTCCATCAGGTCTTCTCAGACAAGCCGGACGGCCAAAGTGAATCGGTTGTCCGTCGACGCTGACCATCTTGTGccactcctcctcggtcagTTGCATGTTGAGGTAGCCTCTCCCGTCATGATCGCTAGCGTTGAGCAAATACCTCGTCTGTCCCAACGTCAAAAACATATTCAGGGGTTGGCTCCACGGAAGCCCATTTCTTGCGCCCCTGTCAAAGGCCAAGCCCAGAGCATAACTCTTTCCCCTTTCTGTCTCGTACCCATCAAAATAACTCTTTCTAACCCAGGACGCCGCGCCATCGGTACCTAACAGCACGTGGAAATCACCGCACTTCCCAGctgccagctcctccctAGTAACACCCTCCGCATGCAAGTGAATCAACCCGGAAAACGCCTCCGTCTGGCAATGCTTGAGAAACCGATCCTCCACCTTTCTGATTTGGATATTGGCGCTCCCTGGCCAGACTCTTTCCGGCCTGCCCGCGAACAGAGCCTCATACGACCTTGGCGACAGAAGATTGGTGACGGTGTCCTGCAGTGTCACGACCTGGTCTCTTCTCTTGGCCGTGGCAGGGTAGTCAACCTTTCCTTCGGGGGTGATGATCCATCTCCTTTCCCAGACGTGGACTTCGACTTTGCCCCTGCCGCGCTCGGCGAGGGATATCGCGGATGCTAGGCCGGTGGGTCCGCCGCCGATGATGCACACCTTGAGTCGACCGGAAGGGTACAGCATCCTGATCAGCTCTCCGGGCGGCAGCGGGGAGAGGTTTCTCTGAAGGGCGGGGTCGAAAAAGAAATCTAGCACGGCTCGGGCACGGTCTGTGTACGGGTTCTCGGGCACGCGAGCTTTGAGGAGCATGTACCGGACGGCTTGGAGCAGCGGGGTGACGGTAAAGGACGCATGGCGGTTGCGGTAGAGCAGAGTCTGGACGGCATAGGCGAGAGCGGGAACGGTCCTGTTGTAAGAAGGGTCGGCAAGGATAGCTCTCAGCTTTTCGATGGCGGTAGTGTCGCCACTCATTGAGACGattcggaggaggaagatgcggGCTCGGTCAATATCCGACCGGGAGACATCTTCAGCTCCCCAGGCATCTTGGTACACTTTGGGGAACAGAATGGCGTCTTCCTCTTGAGGGTTTGCACCGTTGCTGGAGGGGCTACCGCTCGTTTCGGCTAGTGGGGTGGAAGAAGGTGTGAGTTGAAcagagggaggcggtgatgagaagggtgaagaagaaaagctcGCGCTGAGGCGGTCTCGCAACCTGGTACCGCTTGGGGGGGCCAGAgtcttccctcctcccaacatCCTGGCTGTTGACTGGTGTTTGCGTTTGGCGCGAGCTGCAAAAAAGGGCTGACCGTATTCGACCGAGGATAAAGAGGATCGAGGTGGTTGCTTTGGAACAGGatctgttgatgatgttaaTAATCGACTTGAGAACGTGGTTGGCATCTTTGACGGTATTCCTTCTGCTGTTGTTCTTCAAGAGCACAATGTTGCTGAAAGAAACAGCTAGATGAGAAGAACAACTTACAGGGAGTAAGTCTTGTTGGCTTGGGAGTCTTAACTACGTATTTCACGATGTCTGTTGGGCTTGAAGCATCAACAACTGGTTCATCGGGCTGGGATTAAATAGCGTCGTGGTGCCTGAAAATGCCAGAACAA
Encoded proteins:
- a CDS encoding uncharacterized protein (EggNog:ENOG503PC0D), with the protein product MLGGGKTLAPPSGTRLRDRLSASFSSSPFSSPPPSVQLTPSSTPLAETSGSPSSNGANPQEEDAILFPKVYQDAWGAEDVSRSDIDRARIFLLRIVSMSGDTTAIEKLRAILADPSYNRTVPALAYAVQTLLYRNRHASFTVTPLLQAVRYMLLKARVPENPYTDRARAVLDFFFDPALQRNLSPLPPGELIRMLYPSGRLKVCIIGGGPTGLASAISLAERGRGKVEVHVWERRWIITPEGKVDYPATAKRRDQVVTLQDTVTNLLSPRSYEALFAGRPERVWPGSANIQIRKVEDRFLKHCQTEAFSGLIHLHAEGVTREELAAGKCGDFHVLLGTDGAASWVRKSYFDGYETERGKSYALGLAFDRGARNGLPWSQPLNMFLTLGQTRYLLNASDHDGRGYLNMQLTEEEWHKMVSVDGQPIHFGRPACLRRPDGSIPEGFDEGRVFAPSEDRNSPLWKAIEDGLKLFGFKESEVINVVRIPIVVQAVREGVHMLPLSDSSSVTRPHALVAVAGDAAMTVHFWPGRGLNSGIKAGIALGDEICHALRGGKFAGLELKAMKEYNDFIMKLQNREHDKRSIPILNLSGSPEMLGWLLDKARSVPDEVAIEWLVGAMVQIASRLEQRRDWHFPPEANIEPQIRIVLRQLHSQTLREMAVSFPWPTREMTGAEVLPIRSTKPMEKVAWLESVWKLLDRDSRKKDASRGASPGPANLYENMRMNAQRSKSPMRGRDLSPQRSLSPPGEMGNMAAQMEGLSMNGGLGITNSSGSVQRSAGTLSRRSAVKERVLPSPVSSMSSNDRWRHPNLSQNLDVPCMGGNGDRYQSPAKRSRSPGPIAVSPVSPDPAINLTRMLSVKRPPGSMFSDAMALALFRVDDDGRIQDVAAR